One Fusarium falciforme chromosome 1, complete sequence genomic window carries:
- a CDS encoding MFS domain-containing protein, with translation MAKLPKITNTYFVALVATVGGMLFGFDISSIAALVIRPQYIEYFDNPSGVRQGAIGSALAAGSVFGSLIAGPISDKWGRRDSIMFACLWWILGTALQVAVNGFGMLVAGRFLNGVCVGITSSQVPVYLAEIAKRERRGRIIIIQQLAIEWGILIMYFIGYGCGFIPGTASFRTAWGTQFIPCVVLMIGLPFLPRSPRWLAKVGREEEAIQTLADIQARGDRNDALVIAEWREISETLAAEREAGGGWRKFFKNGMWKRTMAGLSVQAWQQMSGANVIVYYMTYVFQMANLQGNINLIASGVQYALFILFTSIMFPFIDKTGRRTLLVWGSIGMAVCHFIVAAMLGAYSVPVPGGVEGNANVVMRVTGSPAYTVIAFSYLLIIVYALTLAPVAWIYAAEVWSTGTRATGMAMAAEANWLFNFALGMFTPPGFKNIQYKIFVIFGVLCIGSALQAYFTYPETCGKTIEEVEELFKKGAPPAWKTKKGESRLVAQVEAVQEAKDHGKLDEVLGDAPLPGTTGEKGVTDTAGRGN, from the exons ATGGCGAAACTTCCAAAGATCA CCAATACTTACTTTGTGGCCCTCGTGGCCACAGTCGGTGGCATGCTCTTCGGTTTCGATATCTCGTCCATTGCTGCTCTCGTCATTCGACCCCAGTACATTGAGTACTTTGACAATCCTAGCGGTGTTAGACAAGGAGCAATTGGGTCTGCTCTTGCCGCTGGATCTGTGTTTGGCAGTTTAATTGCCGGCCCCATCTCTGACAAATGGGGTCGTCGTGACAG CATCATGTTTGCCTGTCTATGGTGGATTCTGGGTACAGCACTTCAGGTGGCTGTCAACGGATTCGGTATGCTTGTGGCCGGTCGCTTCCTTAATGGAGTCTGCGTAGGCATCACTTCTTCTCAGGTTCCTGTGTACCTGGCCGAGATTGCCAAGAGA GAACGCCGTGGGcgtatcatcatcatccagcaGCTGGCTATTGAATGGGGAATTCTGATCAT GTACTTCATTGGATACGGCTGCGGTTTCATCCCAGGAACTGCTTCTTTCAGAACTGCATGGGGGACCCAGTTTATTCCCTGCGTTGTCCTCATGATCGGCCTTCCCTTCCTCCCTCGTTCTCCTCGTTGGCTGGCTAAGGTTGgccgcgaggaggaggccatccAGACTCTGGCAGACATTCAAGCCAGAGGAGACAGAAATGATGCCCTAGTCATTGCAGAATGGCGAGAAATCTCCGAGACCTTGGCTGCTGAGCGTGAAGCCGGCGGAGGTTGGCGCAAGTTCTTCAAGAATGGGATGTGGAAGAGAACAATGGCTGGACTTTCTGTTCAAGCCTGGCAACAGATGAGTGGAGCCAATGTGATAGTCT ATTACATGACGTACGTCTTCCAGATGGCCAATCTTCAGGGAaacatcaacctcatcgCCTCGGGTGTCCAGTATGCTCTCTTTATCCTGTTCACATCGATCATGTTCCCATTCATCGACAAGACTGGACGACGCACACTTCTGGTTTGGGGCTCCATCGGCATGGCAGTGTGTCACTTCATCGTTGCTGCGATGCTAGGTGCCTACTCAGTGCCCGTTCCCGGCGGTGTTGAAGGCAACGCCAATGTGGTGATGAGAGTCACCGGCTCCCCGGCCTATACCGTCATCGCATTTAGCTATCTCTTGATCATTGTTTACGCACTCACCCTGGCTCCTGTGGCCTGGATTTACGCAGCCGAAGTTTGGTCTACAGGCACTCGAGCGACGGGTATGGCCATGGCAGCCGAGGCCAACTGGCTCTTCAACTTTGCTCTTGGAAT GTTCACCCCCCCAGGATTCAAGAACATTCAGTACAAGATCTTTGTCATCTTTGGTGTTTTGTGTATCGGATCTGCTCTCCAGGCCTATTTTAC ATACCCTGAGACATGCGGAAAGACAATCGAAGAAGTGGAGGAGCTCTTCAAGAAGGGAGCGCCCCCAGCATGGAAGACAAAGAAGGGAGAGTCACGTCTTGTTGCGCAAGTGGAAGCCGTACAAGAAGCCAAGGACCATGGCAAATTGGACGAGGTTCTGGGGGATGCACCTCTTCCGGGTACTACTGGAGAGAAGGGCGTGACGGACACTGCTGGGCGCGGGAATTAA
- a CDS encoding Cytidine deaminase: METPETISKGDAARTAEICEQHGITPTEFSELRQRATAAKATAYCPYSRFRVGATVLSGEGQFIDGANVENASYPVGTCAERVALGTAVTGGHRGFRAIAVATDIAPPASPCGMCRQFIREFCTLETPIIMFDKNEDFVVVKLGQLLPMSFGPDQLPPPGALSRT; this comes from the exons ATGGAGACTCCAGAGACTATTTCCAAAGGCGACGCCGCCAGGACCGCCGAGATCTGTGAGCAACACGGCATCACGCCGACCGAGTTCTCGGAGCTCCGCCAGCGCGCGACGGCAGCCAAGGCGACGGCTTACTGCCCGTACAGCCGGTTCCGGGTCGGGGCCACGGTGCTCTCGGGCGAGGGCCAGTTCATCGACGGCGCAAACGTGGAGAACGCGTCATACCCCGTGGGGACGTGTGCCGAGCGCGTCGCCCTGGGCACCGCCGTGACGGGCGGCCATCGCGGGTTCCGGGCCATCGCCGTCGCCACCGACATTGCGCCTCCGGCGAGCCCCTGCGGCATGTGCAGGCAGTT TATTCGAGAGTTTTGCACGCTGGAGACGCCAATCATCATGTTTGACAAGAATGAGGACTTTGTCGTTGTGAAGCTTGGTCAG CTTTTACCCATGTCTTTTGGACCTGATCAACTTCCTCCGCCTGGAGCTCTCAGCAGGACATAA
- a CDS encoding MAP kinase kinase kinase, with the protein MTELSPRGVRFSGTEDEHCDKINSHRHDGTNESNGDPHATERQDELGTLSRYTESSGHTGSLTSLHPGTVTNGNPKSQRGSTGDDGAGYANGSWPQRPLGPARTPSSTYNPATSRKPGHPQATPSFTESIRSSSKTRPLKTESRFRAQERAYVQKLRQDYSGGYFTSYSSMNGNDSDSEGETPSSEGPYDDRFDQETIMFYGNDNLQPTDEDLKDPENRERLEWHGMLEAVLTGDVVRQEKKRLIGSADQQAGKSAHKTELWLGIRSKVCGRHVPVQRRMLEEARTTLDRTLEEIINFEVKGESEVGKPPYEQVKDMVKKIEKCENLYPSWSALAAEHKAADSPAFKEAHEAIISWYNTNEMINTELSILKKWVGNDDLDFTRTKQRSPAVNGISNDETSFLDRLMKEDGLQSLYNDDDEKGMLVPISTVINKAKGTLIRNSAPFRKRHLPPYLEELLTLISFPSRLIEEITRTRLAYARRVKESAQQNPLMQNQMISQFQLLLKFAIRIKLECTSIANPEPGWDLPPCIDESFDQVVLEALKYYFKMLNWKLSGNKNTFKEAELLFQEWDFANEIGSHLQRGHIEVAEQFSSLTFKALNRLSQTFEKELQAKPKESATEMSKRYKACLDSVRVRQRMLQRFSRMLSDNYEHASDYSISFTPETMQKFYDQLVASAHFQVDTGVFEQDNTYVIASPHLRERLEDVQVMMAITSQDQFPDELGEQYLLILRPEDPLNWFGETIPVPLRDQNIDLKRGHIRLCASSPQTLHNARRAFLDAVDMHVDLVQESRSNIHKVNTRLTELRRVAYKLSNTFMDSVEIIRKQARGKDCQELIQTCFVFATEFGQRSLLYMDSNRRQMNNLKLTKLALDWVSFICDDCIASDRKTFRWAVLALEFAMGMTRGRHILALGEDEYAKLRSKVAGCMSLLISHFDIMGARSNLAAQAEKERIEALVGQFRKLDKNRMLNDEEASRCITEQRMEELERVDEYRREKVAERQGVGRVLEGNNEVDRSLAYLSSSATNVTMRWQQGQFVGGGTFGNVYAAMNLDTGHLMAVKEIRLQDPKLIPTIAEAIREEMGVLEVLDHPNVVSYYGIEVHRDRVYIFMEFCSGGSLANLLEHGRIEDEQVIMVYALQLLEGLVYLHESGIAHRDIKPENILLDHNGIIKYVDFGAAKVIARQGRTLADRQTSMPNRSMTGTPMYMSPEVIKGENPGKPGAVDIWSLGCVILEMATGRRPWAQLDNEWAIMYNIAQGNPPQLPPPDQLSPQGIDFLKRCFARDPRNRSSAVELLQHEWITSIRSQVVEPATPSDTSGSAQSTPTVSSTSSRLGGVDGFY; encoded by the exons ATGACCGAGTTATCACCGCGAGGGGTACGGTTCTCGGGCACCGAAGACGAGCACTGCGACAAGATCAACAGCCACCGACACGACGGTACGAACGAATCCAATGGCGACCCCCATGCGACAGAGCGTCAAGACGAGCTGGGCACACTGTCCCGGTACACAGAATCATCGGGCCATACCGGATCGTTGACCTCACTGCATCCTGGGACCGTCACCAACGGAAACCCCAAGTCACAGCGAGGCAGCaccggtgatgatggcgccGGATATGCCAACGGCAGTTGGCCACAGCGGCCGCTGGGTCCCGCGAGGACGCCCTCGAGCACGTACAATCCGGCAACGTCGAGAAAACCAGGCCATCCACAAGCAACCCCATCCTTCACCGAGTCCATCCGATCGTCATCCAAGACACGCCCACTAAAGACCGAGAGCAGATTTCGCGCCCAGGAGCGAGCATATGTACAGAAACTCCGGCAAGACTATAGCGGTGGATACTTTACATCGTATTCGAGCATGAACGGGAACGATTCGGATTCGGAAGGGGAGACTCCGTCATCAGAGGGCCCATACGATGATCGTTTTGATCAAGAAACCATCATGTTTTATGGGAATGACAACCTCCAACCCACAGACGAAGACCTAAAAGACCCAGAAAACCGCGAGAGGCTCGAGTGGCATGGCATGCTGGAGGCTGTCTTGACGGGAGACGTCGTACGGCAAGAGAAGAAACGGTTGATTGGCTCAGCCGACCAGCAGGCCGGCAAATCCGCTCACAAGACCGAGCTATGGTTAGGCATTCGTTCCAAGGTCTGCGGAAGACATGTCCCTGTCCAGAGGCGAATGCTTGAGGAAGCTCGAACTACCTTGGACCGCACGCTGGAAGAAATTATCAACTTTGAAGTCAAAGGAGAGAGCGAGGTTGGAAAACCACCATATGAGCAAGTCAAGGACATGGTGAAGAAGATCGAGAAGTGCGAGAACCTGTATCCTTCCTGGTCTGCGCTCGCAGCAGAACACAAGGCGGCAGATTCCCCAGCTTTCAAGGAAGCGCACGAAGCAATCATTTCGTGGTACAACACAAACGAAATGATCAACACCGAGCTCTCTATTCTGAAGAAATGGGTGGGCAATGATGATCTGGATTTTACACGAACCAAGCAAAGGTCTCCCGCTGTCAACGGCATCAGCAACGACGAGACTTCATTCCTGGACAGGCTCATGAAGGAGGATGGACTTCAATCTCTgtacaacgacgacgacgagaagggTATGCTCGTGCCCATATCGACTgtcatcaacaaggccaagggcacgCTCATCAGGAATTCTGCCCCTTTCCGCAAGCGGCATCTTCCACCGTATCTCGAGGAACTTCTCACGCTCATCAGCTTCCCCTCACGCCTTATCGAAGAGATTACTCGAACACGTTTGGCCTATGCTCGGAGAGTTAAGGAATCTGCCCAGCAAAACCCCCTGATGCAAAACCAGATGATATCTCAGTTCCAACTTCTGCTCAAGTTCGCCATTCGAATCAAGCTGGAATGCACCTCCATCGCGAATCCAGAGCCAGGATGGGACTTGCCCCCTTGCATCGACGAGTCTTTCGACCAAGTTGTGCTGGAAGCactaaagtattatttcaAGATGCTGAACTGGAAACTGAGCGGCAACAAGAACACGTTCAAGGAAGCAGAACTACTATTCCAAGAATGGGACTTTGCCAACGAAATCGGCAGCCATCTGCAGCGTGGTCACATCGAAGTGGCGGAGCAGTTCAGTTCATTGACTTTCAAGGCTTTGAACAGACTGAGTCAGACTTTCGAGAAGGAGTTGCAGGCGAAGCCCAAGGAGAGCGCAACAGAGATGAGCAAGCGTTACAAGGCTTGCCTTGATTCGGTTCGAGTTCGTCAACGAATGCTTCAACGATTCAGCCGAATGTTGAGTGACAACTACGAACATGCGTCGGATTACAGCATCTCGTTTACCCCAGAGACAATGCAGAAATTCTACGATCAGCTGGTTGCCTCTGCACACTTCCAGGTGGACACGGGAGTTTTTGAGCAGGACAACACATATGTCATTGCGTCCCCTCATCTACGGGAGAGGCTCGAGGACGTTCAGGTTATGATGGCCATAACGTCCCAGGATCAGTTCCCTGACGAGCTCGGGGAGCAATACCTACTCATTCTTCGACCTGAAGATCCGCTCAACTGGTTCGGCGAAACAATCCCTGTGCCATTGCGAGATCAGAACATCGACTTGAAGCGAGGTCACATTCGACTTTGTGCTTCTAGCCCCCAAACACTGCACAATGCGCGAAGGGCGTTCCTCGATGCAGTGGATATGCATGTTGACCTTGTGCAAGAGTCGAGGTCCAACATTCACAAAGTCAACACGAGGCTGACCGAGCTGAGGAGGGTGGCATACAAGCTTTCAAACACTTTCATGGACAGTGTCGAGATCATCAGGAAGCAAGCCCGGGGCAAAGACTGCCAAGAATTGATTCAGACATGTTTTGTGTTTGCTACAGAATTTGGTCAACGATCGTTGCTCTATATGGACAGCAACAGACGGCAGATGAACAATCTCAAGCTGACCAAGCTCGCACTGGACTGGGTGAGTTTCATCTGCGATGACTGCATCGCGTCGGATCGAAAGACGTTTCGCTGGGCTGTCCTTGCGCTCGAATTCGCAATGGGCATGACGCGAGGACGTCACATCTTGGCACTTGGAGAGGATGAGTACGCCAAGCTTCGTTCCAAGGTTGCAGGGTGCATGTCGTTGCTTATCTCGCACTTCGACATCATGGGCGCCAGATCGAACCTTGCGGCCCAAGCCGAAAAGGAGCGAATCGAAGCGCTGGTGGGGCAATTTAGGAAGCTGGACAAGAATAGGATGTTgaacgacgaggaggcttcCCGCTGCATCACAGAGCAGCGCATGGAAGAGTTGGAGAGAGTGGACGAGTACCGACGGGAGAAGGTGGCCGAGAGACAGGGAGTCGGACGAGTACTGGAAGGTAACAACGAAGTCGACCGATCGCTGGCATATCTCTCGTCGTCTGCAACCAACGTCACTATGCGCTGGCAACAAGGCCAGTTTGTGGGAGGCGGAACATTTGGCAACGTCTACGCCGCGATGAACCTCGACACAGGCCACTTGATGGCGGTCAAGGAGATTCGACTGCAGGATCCCAAGCTCATCCCGACAATCGCCGAGGCGATCAGGGAAGAGATGGGTGTGCTCGAGGTCCTGGACCACCCGAACGTGGTGTCTTACTACGGCATTGAAGTCCACCGAGATAGGGTGTACATCTTTATGGAGTTTTGCTCAGGGGGATCTCTGGCCAACCTCTTGGAGCATGGTCGAATCGAAGACGAGCAGGTTATTATGGTGTATGCTCTTCAGTTGCTCGAGGGTCTTGTCTATCTGCACGAGAGCGGCATTGCCCATCGAGACATCAAGCCTGAAA ATATCCTCCTCGACCACAATGGTATCATCAAGTATGTGGATTTTGGCGCAGCCAAGGTGATTGCTCGTCAAGGCCGCACGCTTGCGGACCGGCAAACATCGATGCCAAACAGGTCTATGACTGGTACACCCATGTACATGTCACCAGAGGTGATCAAGGGCGAAAATCCCGGTAAGCCTGGGGCAGTCGATATCTGGTCCCTTGGCTGCGTCATCCTAGAGATGGCGACTGGCAGAAGGCCGTGGGCACAGCTCGACAACGAATGGGCCATCATGTACAACATTGCCCAAGGCAACCCACCTCAGCTCCCGCCCCCTGACCAGCTCAGCCCGCAAGGAATCGACTTCCTGAAGAGATGCTTCGCACGGGATCCTCGAAACCGCTCGTCGGCGGTTGAACTCTTGCAGCATGAATGGATAACATCGATTCGAAGCCAGGTGGTGGAACCGGCCACGCCGAGCGACACAAGCGGCTCAGCCcagtcaacaccaacagtcAGCTCAACGTCAAGCAGACtgggtggtgttgatggattTTATTAG